A window of Spirochaetota bacterium genomic DNA:
GTCCTAAAGCAATGGCACCACCGTTAACATTGGTTATCTCTTTATTTAAACCCAACTCTTTTATTACCGTTAGGGCCTGAACTGCAAAGGCTTCGTTTGCTTCGATTAGATCTATATCTGAAAGACTTAATCCAGCCTTTGAAAGGGCTTTTTTTACTGCCCCAACAGGACCGCATCCCATTATCTTTGGATCTACACCTGCCTCACCGTAGGACCTGACATAGGCAAGAGGCTTCTTTCCCAATTTTTTAGCAAAACTCTCACTTACTAAAACCAATGCAGATGCTGCATCGTTTATACCCGATGCATTCCCTGCGGTAACTGTTCCATCCTTTTTAAAGGCTGGCTTAAGCGAAGCCAGTGCTTCTAAAGTTGTTCCAAACCTTGGGTGTTCATCGGTATCAAAAAGTTTTTCCTCCTTCTTAACTTTTATCGTAACAGGAACTATCTCATCTTTAAATTTTCCCTCCTTAATTGCCTTTTCCGCCCTTATCTGGCTTTCTAAGG
This region includes:
- a CDS encoding acetyl-CoA C-acyltransferase is translated as VLQAGLGQNVARQASIYAGLSESIPAFTINKVCGSGLKSVALGAQAIMTGDRQVVVCGGMESMSRAPYLLPQARFGARMGNVEAIDSMIYDGLLDAFNQYHMGITAENLAEKYNISRQEQDEFALESQIRAEKAIKEGKFKDEIVPVTIKVKKEEKLFDTDEHPRFGTTLEALASLKPAFKKDGTVTAGNASGINDAASALVLVSESFAKKLGKKPLAYVRSYGEAGVDPKIMGCGPVGAVKKALSKAGLSLSDIDLIEANEAFAVQALTVIKELGLNKEITNVNGGAIALG